The bacterium genome window below encodes:
- a CDS encoding ABC transporter ATP-binding protein — translation MNILTIEKVSKIYHRKQEKVVAIKDISLTLKKGDFISVRGPSGCGKTTLLLTAGGLLSPSEGKVIFNGNDLYKLSPEERSHFRAENIGFIFQQFHLIPFLTVEENVLLPSLAAYKEKSGGDVKKILENLNLAERISHFPSELSTGERQRVALARALMNRPKILLADEPTGNLDEENGKIVLGYLSEFARNGGAVLVVTHDRNVAENTDKRLNMEKGVLL, via the coding sequence ATGAATATTTTAACAATTGAAAAAGTAAGTAAAATTTATCATCGTAAACAAGAGAAAGTGGTAGCAATCAAAGACATCTCTTTGACTTTAAAGAAAGGAGATTTTATTTCAGTAAGAGGTCCAAGTGGTTGTGGAAAAACTACCCTATTACTAACAGCTGGAGGGCTCTTATCTCCCAGCGAGGGAAAAGTGATTTTTAATGGAAACGACCTGTATAAACTATCACCAGAAGAACGGTCTCATTTTAGGGCAGAAAATATAGGGTTTATTTTTCAACAGTTTCATCTAATTCCTTTTTTAACGGTTGAAGAAAACGTGCTTTTACCTTCTTTAGCGGCTTATAAAGAAAAATCTGGGGGTGATGTAAAAAAAATACTTGAAAACTTGAATCTTGCAGAACGTATAAGCCATTTTCCATCAGAATTGAGTACAGGGGAACGGCAGAGAGTTGCTTTAGCAAGGGCGCTGATGAACCGTCCTAAAATTTTGCTTGCAGATGAACCTACAGGTAATCTTGATGAAGAGAATGGAAAAATAGTTTTAGGGTATTTAAGTGAATTTGCTCGTAACGGTGGCGCAGTTCTTGTGGTTACACACGACAGGAATGTTGCTGAAAACACAGATAAAAGACTAAATATGGAGAAAGGTGTGTTGTTATAA
- a CDS encoding ABC transporter ATP-binding protein produces MSDLVISTQNLTKKYSQHKTAVNSLDLEVPKGAVYVFLGKNGAGKTTTIRMLMGLLKQTYGRTEVLGFNPIFQPISIKERVGYVADNQKMYDWMSVEETINFCSSFYSTWNKTFSEHLLKQLDLPKVAKVKDLSRGMNGKLALLLALSHQPELLILDDPTSGLDLIVRREFLKGIIDIIHQEGKTVFFSTHIIAEAEQIADYVGVLEEGRLLLSQPIEELKSSVKRLRLIFEDRVPENISLPNILSREVLGHTLSLVVKDYNPTTLHSLSPYNPKNIEVFDLNLEEIFISLVDKEEKP; encoded by the coding sequence ATGTCTGATTTAGTTATATCAACTCAGAATTTAACAAAAAAGTATTCTCAGCATAAAACAGCGGTCAATTCTCTTGATTTAGAAGTACCAAAAGGGGCTGTATATGTGTTTCTGGGTAAAAACGGTGCAGGCAAGACCACAACTATACGTATGCTTATGGGGCTTTTGAAACAGACCTACGGTAGAACGGAAGTTTTAGGGTTCAACCCTATTTTCCAACCTATCTCTATAAAAGAACGGGTTGGTTATGTGGCTGATAATCAGAAGATGTATGACTGGATGAGTGTTGAAGAGACAATCAATTTTTGTAGTTCTTTTTATTCTACCTGGAACAAAACTTTCTCAGAACATCTTTTAAAACAGCTCGACCTACCTAAAGTTGCTAAAGTAAAAGACCTATCGAGAGGTATGAACGGAAAACTTGCTCTTCTGCTTGCACTCTCTCATCAGCCGGAACTTCTTATTCTTGATGACCCTACTTCTGGGCTTGACCTAATTGTTAGACGTGAATTTTTAAAAGGTATTATAGATATAATACATCAGGAAGGAAAAACTGTCTTCTTCTCTACTCACATCATAGCAGAAGCGGAACAGATAGCCGATTATGTAGGAGTACTGGAAGAGGGACGTCTTCTGCTTTCTCAACCTATAGAAGAACTTAAAAGTTCAGTTAAACGTCTACGTCTTATATTTGAGGACAGAGTGCCAGAAAATATATCTTTGCCAAATATTTTAAGCAGAGAAGTTTTGGGGCATACATTGTCGCTTGTAGTAAAAGATTACAACCCAACCACTCTTCACTCTTTATCTCCATATAACCCAAAAAATATTGAAGTTTTTGACCTTAATCTTGAGGAAATCTTTATTTCGCTTGTTGATAAAGAGGAAAAACCATAA
- a CDS encoding PQQ-binding-like beta-propeller repeat protein — protein sequence MKADKVTAYLADTGEELWRYYANGPVRLAPAYSKGRLYFVSDDGYLYCLNANSGTLVWKFKGFFSEGRNLIGNERLISMWPARGGPVLADGIVYFASGILPFEGVFIHAVDAETGKSVWTNSTSGSMWSHHQHGGAWAYGGISPQGYLVVAGDRLIVSGGRTTPAVYDRTTGEFQYYRQENAIIGKGAGGYMVSAWDGWFANHGMLYSLENGAQYGAVPISVITKNAIIGVDNGTLIAHKSQLKRKEVKIKDRLGRGAVKAEYSIEKLWNDTNIKNIKRLHFRAGQYLAVNIDGQKAGLIKLSNDGKPDKLVWQYDIKDNIWDMLTAEGKLYIITESGKIYCFGETTGSQPRSFVEGQTAYKPAEEYMTQADNIISQTGVTGGYALCVDAGNGDLIKALIDKTSLHIISLEKNEKQLESLRRRFDGSGDYGKRVTFLNNDILNLPLPPYMSELIILTNDTCSEEHLNKAFYSLRPYNGKIYIDNPSTDLQVLFTKLNLENGKLTSGEGFAIISREGALKGAGQWTHQYSGASNRAYSDDELVKPPLGVLWFGGTSNLNALPRHQNGPIPQVAGGRLVILGINTISARCVYTGRELWVKEIPGIGHPFTSLEHEEIFFDSREVYMPSAPGANFIGSPYVTLPDTIYVIDKEKILLLDPDTGKTKKEFRLPFVERMNRYEWGHILVWEDLLVATVDPQYFDDALAGDIGNWNATSSTMLLVMNRYNGKVLWAKKADKIGFRHNAIIAGNGKLFVVDGLSSRLVDNIRRRGFEGQTESMLISFDIRTGKEIWKNEKDIFGTWLSYYDDRDILIQGGRHGQRGVPVDEPSNKMIAFKGETGEELWEQKYRYSGPVSLHEKMIVPGRPGEKVVDPVTGGFFQVDNPFTGDKYDWSYFRTYGCGTMNSSKYFVMFRSGAAGFNDLYNFGGTGNFGGFKASCTNNLVAADGVFNAPDVTRTCTCAYQLQTSLAMVHNPATEMWTHNHRLTVGTGFIKSLGINFGAPGNRRENGVLWVEYPKVYPSGPDVGVELQTNNPEWFRNHASWIKNPQDGYAWVASYGIKGIENVNVNLAPGGKTTLYDVVLYFAEPEEIGVGKRVFDVYVQGEKTLRDFDVVKQAGGERRVVTVQLKNVIVKDVLEISFKTVNSSLPPIISGIEIVASAQQNQ from the coding sequence ATGAAAGCAGACAAAGTTACTGCCTACTTAGCAGATACAGGTGAGGAATTATGGCGTTATTATGCAAATGGTCCAGTAAGGCTTGCTCCTGCATATTCTAAAGGTAGGTTATACTTTGTTTCAGATGATGGTTATTTATATTGTTTAAATGCTAATTCAGGTACTCTGGTATGGAAGTTTAAAGGATTCTTTTCTGAAGGGAGAAACCTTATAGGAAATGAACGGTTGATAAGTATGTGGCCTGCCAGAGGCGGACCTGTGTTGGCAGACGGGATTGTCTATTTTGCCTCAGGAATTCTTCCTTTTGAAGGTGTCTTTATACATGCTGTTGATGCAGAGACAGGAAAATCGGTTTGGACAAACAGTACAAGCGGTTCAATGTGGAGTCATCACCAACATGGAGGCGCTTGGGCTTATGGGGGTATATCACCTCAGGGTTATCTTGTTGTTGCAGGCGATAGACTTATTGTTTCAGGTGGCAGAACAACCCCTGCTGTTTATGACAGAACAACAGGCGAGTTTCAATATTACAGGCAAGAAAACGCAATAATAGGTAAAGGCGCTGGCGGCTATATGGTTTCTGCTTGGGATGGGTGGTTTGCTAACCACGGGATGTTATATTCTCTTGAAAACGGTGCTCAATATGGGGCTGTACCTATTTCTGTTATAACCAAAAATGCTATTATAGGAGTTGACAATGGCACTTTAATTGCTCACAAATCACAATTAAAAAGAAAAGAAGTCAAAATTAAGGACAGACTTGGCAGAGGAGCTGTTAAAGCTGAATATTCTATTGAAAAATTATGGAATGATACCAATATTAAAAACATTAAAAGACTCCATTTTAGAGCAGGTCAATATTTGGCTGTAAATATTGATGGACAAAAAGCTGGACTGATTAAGCTTAGCAATGACGGCAAACCAGATAAACTTGTTTGGCAGTATGATATTAAAGACAACATTTGGGATATGCTTACAGCAGAAGGAAAATTATATATTATTACAGAAAGCGGTAAAATATATTGTTTTGGAGAAACAACAGGTAGCCAACCTCGTTCTTTTGTTGAAGGACAAACTGCTTATAAGCCCGCAGAAGAGTATATGACACAAGCCGACAATATCATTTCACAAACAGGAGTAACCGGTGGGTATGCTCTCTGCGTAGATGCTGGAAACGGAGATTTGATAAAAGCTTTAATTGATAAAACTTCTCTCCATATAATATCACTTGAAAAGAACGAAAAACAACTTGAGAGTTTGAGACGCCGTTTCGATGGCTCAGGAGATTACGGTAAACGGGTAACTTTTCTTAACAATGATATCCTGAACCTTCCTTTACCTCCCTATATGTCTGAGTTGATTATTTTAACAAACGACACTTGTTCAGAAGAGCATCTAAACAAAGCGTTCTATTCGTTAAGGCCTTATAACGGCAAGATTTATATTGATAATCCAAGCACAGATTTGCAAGTACTTTTCACAAAACTTAACCTTGAAAATGGAAAACTAACATCAGGTGAAGGTTTTGCAATCATCTCTCGTGAAGGTGCTCTAAAAGGAGCCGGTCAATGGACACACCAATACTCAGGTGCTTCTAACAGAGCATATTCGGATGATGAACTTGTAAAACCGCCTCTTGGAGTGTTATGGTTTGGAGGTACTTCCAACCTTAATGCTTTGCCACGACACCAAAATGGTCCTATCCCACAGGTAGCAGGTGGTAGATTGGTGATACTTGGAATTAATACAATAAGCGCAAGGTGCGTATATACAGGTAGAGAGTTGTGGGTTAAAGAAATCCCAGGTATAGGACATCCTTTTACTTCACTTGAACATGAAGAAATATTTTTTGATAGCAGAGAAGTGTATATGCCGAGTGCTCCCGGGGCAAACTTTATAGGAAGCCCTTATGTTACATTACCTGATACAATATATGTAATAGATAAAGAAAAAATACTGCTTCTTGACCCTGATACTGGTAAAACAAAAAAAGAGTTCCGTCTACCTTTTGTTGAGAGAATGAACAGGTACGAATGGGGACACATCCTTGTTTGGGAAGATTTACTTGTTGCAACAGTTGACCCTCAGTACTTTGATGATGCACTTGCAGGAGATATAGGCAACTGGAACGCTACTTCCAGCACTATGCTTCTTGTTATGAATAGATATAATGGGAAAGTATTATGGGCTAAAAAAGCTGATAAGATAGGGTTTAGGCATAACGCTATTATTGCTGGTAACGGTAAATTGTTTGTTGTTGATGGGTTGTCCAGCAGACTTGTTGACAATATTAGAAGAAGAGGGTTTGAAGGGCAGACAGAATCTATGCTTATCTCTTTTGATATAAGAACAGGTAAAGAAATCTGGAAGAACGAAAAAGATATATTTGGAACTTGGTTAAGTTATTATGATGATAGAGATATACTTATTCAAGGAGGTAGGCACGGTCAAAGAGGTGTTCCTGTTGACGAGCCAAGCAACAAAATGATAGCTTTTAAAGGAGAGACAGGAGAAGAGTTGTGGGAACAAAAATATAGATATTCAGGACCTGTTAGTTTACATGAAAAAATGATAGTCCCCGGCAGACCCGGAGAAAAAGTTGTAGATCCGGTAACTGGAGGTTTTTTCCAAGTTGACAACCCGTTTACGGGAGATAAGTACGACTGGAGTTATTTTAGAACTTATGGATGCGGAACTATGAACTCAAGCAAATATTTTGTTATGTTCCGTTCAGGAGCTGCAGGGTTTAACGATCTGTACAATTTTGGAGGTACAGGTAATTTCGGAGGGTTTAAAGCAAGTTGTACAAATAACCTTGTAGCAGCAGACGGAGTTTTCAATGCGCCTGATGTTACAAGAACCTGTACCTGTGCTTACCAGTTACAAACATCTTTAGCGATGGTTCATAACCCTGCAACAGAGATGTGGACACATAACCATAGGTTGACAGTTGGAACAGGATTTATTAAATCTCTCGGCATCAACTTTGGAGCTCCCGGCAATAGGAGAGAAAACGGTGTTCTTTGGGTTGAATACCCCAAAGTTTATCCGTCAGGTCCAGATGTAGGTGTTGAACTGCAAACAAACAATCCTGAGTGGTTCCGTAACCACGCTTCATGGATAAAGAACCCTCAAGATGGATATGCTTGGGTTGCGTCTTATGGAATTAAGGGTATAGAAAATGTTAATGTAAATCTTGCTCCTGGAGGAAAGACTACGTTGTATGATGTTGTGCTATACTTTGCTGAACCCGAAGAGATAGGGGTTGGTAAAAGGGTTTTTGATGTTTATGTTCAAGGAGAAAAGACGCTTAGAGATTTTGATGTAGTCAAACAAGCAGGAGGAGAACGAAGGGTTGTAACAGTTCAACTTAAAAATGTCATTGTAAAAGACGTCTTGGAAATATCTTTTAAAACGGTAAACAGTTCTTTGCCTCCTATAATATCTGGTATAGAAATTGTAGCAAGCGCTCAGCAAAATCAATAA
- a CDS encoding FtsX-like permease family protein translates to MKINRLVIKELSFRKINFLLLLIAASVAVAAFVGTHSSMKVFDVTTEEIILQKEAETKESMLKLEDDYRVIMKRLGYNALIIHKNEDISNLRTRGYPTLFMPEEGAVKLGKSGTKRLNHLLPFIQTSIYWPEQQRNIIVSGIKHQVPVSAKKFHIDEEGGYKDPITPPLQAGTTNIGYEIANKMKLSEGSAIKIKGEEFVVNTVYPQRGNDDDLTLWLPIDRVQQWLGKQGQINGIFALQCVCQGTEDLLLTIKKEVAAVLPDAQVIGFGSIAAVRQDARKRASVAHKAAMEAELKNRAELRKAREQLFSIAVPSIIAISVILITVLSFLNVRERHLEIATLRALGFRSKQIFYIFLSRAFLVGILGGFIGYLIGVFIGVLAGRASPFGVVLSSIFSVKLFVGVLLLAPCVTIFTSWVPALNASMKDPATILRED, encoded by the coding sequence ATGAAAATAAATCGCCTTGTTATAAAAGAACTTTCTTTTAGAAAAATCAATTTTCTTTTGTTACTTATTGCTGCGTCTGTTGCTGTTGCCGCTTTTGTTGGAACTCATTCGAGTATGAAAGTATTTGATGTAACAACCGAAGAAATTATTCTACAGAAAGAGGCAGAAACCAAAGAATCTATGTTAAAACTTGAAGACGATTATAGAGTAATTATGAAAAGGTTGGGTTATAATGCTTTGATAATTCATAAAAATGAAGATATATCAAACTTACGAACAAGAGGGTACCCAACTCTTTTTATGCCAGAAGAAGGTGCAGTAAAACTTGGTAAGAGTGGCACAAAACGTTTGAACCATCTTTTGCCTTTTATTCAAACATCAATTTATTGGCCTGAACAACAGAGAAATATTATTGTTTCTGGTATAAAACACCAAGTACCGGTGTCTGCAAAAAAATTTCATATTGATGAAGAAGGTGGCTATAAAGACCCTATAACACCTCCATTGCAAGCAGGAACAACAAATATAGGATACGAGATAGCCAATAAAATGAAACTTTCAGAAGGAAGCGCTATTAAAATAAAAGGAGAAGAGTTTGTTGTAAACACAGTTTACCCACAAAGGGGCAATGATGATGACCTTACTTTATGGTTACCTATTGACAGGGTACAACAGTGGCTTGGTAAACAAGGACAGATAAACGGAATTTTTGCTTTACAGTGCGTATGTCAAGGAACAGAAGACCTGCTTCTTACTATAAAAAAAGAGGTAGCGGCTGTTCTGCCTGACGCCCAAGTTATTGGGTTTGGCTCTATAGCGGCTGTTAGACAGGATGCCCGTAAGCGGGCTTCAGTAGCCCATAAAGCAGCAATGGAAGCAGAACTAAAGAATAGAGCAGAACTTCGTAAAGCAAGAGAACAACTCTTTTCTATTGCAGTTCCTTCAATTATTGCGATATCTGTTATTCTTATAACAGTGTTATCGTTCTTAAATGTTAGAGAAAGACATCTTGAAATAGCTACATTAAGGGCTTTAGGATTCCGCTCGAAACAAATCTTTTACATATTCTTGTCAAGAGCGTTTCTGGTTGGAATACTTGGAGGTTTTATCGGTTATCTTATAGGCGTTTTTATAGGGGTTTTAGCAGGAAGAGCTTCTCCTTTTGGAGTAGTTTTATCATCCATATTTAGTGTCAAACTTTTTGTTGGAGTTCTACTGTTAGCACCTTGTGTCACTATATTTACAAGTTGGGTACCTGCTCTTAATGCTTCAATGAAAGACCCAGCAACCATACTGAGGGAAGATTAA
- a CDS encoding DUF1559 domain-containing protein, whose amino-acid sequence MQKKQVTYKKGFTLIELLVVIAIIAILAGMLLPALGRAREKAKESVCVNNLKQLGLALMMYAQDFDEFLPVEQTMGNPHLPLTTKLKPYISDRNVFYCPSAPSIEPSANSVPPSKPEQWDSIINTDENWENGRISYKYYSFMEQDEARNPNFAKEDDPPPHILSLQNRPERWLMSDWFRSGADRWPHKRGMGPKAGMILVLHLGGHVDINFGRPQDGYRSAYQLEKPKQVD is encoded by the coding sequence ATGCAAAAAAAACAAGTTACATACAAAAAAGGTTTCACACTCATTGAACTGCTTGTTGTAATAGCTATTATAGCCATTTTAGCAGGTATGCTTCTACCTGCTCTGGGGAGAGCAAGAGAGAAAGCAAAAGAATCGGTATGCGTAAACAATCTTAAACAGTTAGGGCTTGCTCTTATGATGTATGCACAGGATTTTGATGAGTTTTTACCAGTAGAGCAAACTATGGGAAACCCTCATCTTCCTTTAACAACAAAACTTAAGCCCTACATTAGTGATAGGAATGTTTTTTACTGCCCGTCAGCCCCTTCAATAGAACCATCTGCAAATAGTGTTCCACCAAGCAAACCAGAACAATGGGATTCTATTATAAATACAGATGAGAACTGGGAAAATGGAAGGATAAGTTATAAATACTATTCATTTATGGAACAAGATGAGGCAAGAAACCCGAATTTTGCTAAAGAAGATGACCCACCACCCCATATTTTATCATTACAAAACAGACCTGAAAGATGGCTTATGAGCGACTGGTTCCGTTCAGGCGCTGACAGGTGGCCACACAAACGTGGTATGGGACCAAAAGCGGGGATGATACTGGTATTACATCTGGGTGGACATGTAGATATTAATTTTGGTAGACCTCAAGACGGTTATAGAAGTGCTTATCAATTAGAAAAACCAAAACAGGTAGATTGA
- a CDS encoding DUF1559 domain-containing protein encodes MLLPALSKARARAKSAVCINNLKQIGLGLHMYMNDWNGHLWLAQWAGTPFSKYLSDQTFACPAYPPYEYSASTANQRYGYRAAGYTNSTLFRNTGGYYGILSKRIEYPEKFFLIADTVQANPNASASTKWKQIRYCRSSALADTDPHSDGAIHFRHNNLANLLFLDGHVESLTPNTFNTYEKLWTVSTGKWIVVMQNGSVNDLQ; translated from the coding sequence ATGCTTCTGCCTGCTTTGAGTAAAGCAAGAGCAAGAGCAAAGAGTGCTGTCTGTATAAATAATCTTAAACAGATTGGGTTAGGATTACATATGTATATGAACGACTGGAACGGACATCTCTGGTTAGCACAATGGGCAGGTACTCCGTTCAGCAAGTATTTATCTGACCAAACATTTGCGTGTCCAGCATACCCTCCTTATGAGTATTCTGCCAGCACTGCAAACCAGAGATACGGATACAGAGCAGCGGGATATACCAACTCAACATTGTTTAGAAACACTGGAGGATATTACGGAATTTTAAGCAAAAGAATAGAATATCCTGAAAAGTTTTTTCTTATAGCAGATACTGTGCAGGCAAACCCTAACGCTTCTGCTTCTACAAAATGGAAACAGATCCGTTATTGCCGTTCTTCTGCCCTCGCTGATACTGATCCACATAGTGATGGGGCTATACATTTTAGGCATAACAACCTTGCCAATCTACTATTTCTTGATGGACATGTTGAATCGTTAACTCCCAATACTTTCAACACATATGAAAAATTATGGACAGTATCAACTGGGAAATGGATTGTTGTTATGCAGAACGGTTCAGTGAATGATTTACAGTAA
- a CDS encoding type II secretion system GspH family protein: MRNNEGFTLIELLVVIAIIAILASMLLPALARAREEARRKVCLANLKQLGVVLHIYAQDWGGWFPILEPRQGHSERTMVNRSLSLLTGQTDPDNPGLESPPYVTDYKLFICPSSSVDEPSLDGKLVRTASTAYSTADSTCSYAYAFGLNIQTHPDTCIMADQKSGEYAWDRVPASSQKYRPLSFGKPNSNDARAHNHYDAGVNVLYVGGHAKWLARHSIQASTVSCHKIFLTGQIFLGITHQPMEHLVVEMLVPYVNSILLIDWATMLKKQQHKN; the protein is encoded by the coding sequence ATGAGGAACAATGAAGGGTTTACTCTTATAGAATTACTTGTAGTTATAGCCATTATTGCAATTCTTGCTTCTATGCTTCTGCCAGCTTTGGCAAGAGCAAGAGAAGAAGCAAGAAGGAAGGTTTGCCTTGCTAACCTCAAACAACTTGGTGTAGTTTTACACATCTACGCTCAAGATTGGGGAGGCTGGTTTCCTATCCTTGAACCAAGGCAAGGACATAGTGAAAGAACAATGGTAAACAGGTCTCTTTCTCTATTGACAGGGCAGACCGACCCTGATAACCCTGGTCTTGAAAGCCCGCCTTATGTTACTGACTATAAATTGTTTATCTGTCCAAGTTCAAGTGTTGATGAACCTTCTCTTGATGGAAAACTTGTCCGCACTGCTTCAACCGCCTACTCAACAGCCGATAGTACTTGTTCCTATGCTTATGCGTTTGGGCTTAATATTCAAACCCATCCAGATACTTGTATTATGGCAGACCAGAAATCAGGAGAGTATGCTTGGGATAGAGTTCCTGCTTCTTCCCAAAAATATAGACCTTTAAGTTTTGGAAAACCTAACAGTAACGATGCTCGAGCCCACAACCACTACGATGCTGGCGTTAATGTTTTATATGTTGGAGGGCACGCTAAATGGCTTGCAAGGCATAGCATACAAGCTTCTACAGTATCGTGCCACAAGATATTCCTAACTGGGCAAATTTTCTTGGGAATAACTCATCAGCCTATGGAACATTTGGTGGTGGAGATGTTGGTTCCCTACGTGAACTCTATTCTTCTTATTGATTGGGCAACTATGCTCAAAAAACAACAGCATAAAAATTAA